The DNA region GCGGCCGTCCTCGGCACGGCGGCCCTCGGAATCACCGGTACGGCGCAGGCCGCCGAGCGTGGCACGAACGGCCGGAACAGCGGCCACGGCTCCTATCGGGACCTGCCCGTGCCGACTGTGATCGGCCACCGCGGCGCCAGCGGCTACCGCCCCGAGCACACCCTCGGCTCCTACCGGCTGGCCCTGGACATGGGCGCGCACATCGTCGAGCAGGACCTGGTGCCGACCAAGGACGGCCACCTCGTCTGCCGCCACGAGAACGACATCACCGCCACCACGGACGTCGCGGACCACGCCGAGTTCGCGAGCCGCAAAACCACCAAGAAGGTCGACGGCGTCGCGCTCACCGGCTGGTTCACCGAGGACTTCACCCTGGCCGAGCTGAAGACACTCCGGGCGAAGGAGCGCATCCCCGCCAACCGCCAGGAGAACACCCTCTACGACGGACGCTGGGAGATCCCCACCTTCGAGGAGGTCCTGCAATGGGCCGACGAGGAGGGACGCAGGCGCGGCAGGCCCGTCTGGCTGTACGTCGAGACGAAGCACCCCTCCTACTTCCGGAACCTCGGGCTCGCGCTCGAGGAGCCGCTCGCCCGGCTGCTGCGCCGCCACGGCCGGCACCGCGCGCACTCCCCGCTGATCCTGCAGTCCTTCGAGCCGAGCTCCATGCGGCGGATGTCCGAGCTCGTCGCCACCCCGCGCGTCGTCCTGCTGTCCGGACCGGGGGAGCGCCCCTGGGACTTCGTGGAGGCCGGCGACCCGCGCACCGTCGCCGACCTGGTGAAGCCCGCCGGGCTGACGTGGATCGCGTCCTTCGCCCAGGGCATCGGCCCCACGCTGGACCTGGTCGTCCCCAGGGACGGCGCCGGCCGGCTGACCACGCCCACGGCCCTGGTGGACGACGCGCACGCCCGGGGCCTGATCCTCCACCCGTACACGATGCGCAACGAGAACACCTTCCTGCCCGCGGACTTCCGTCGCGGCACGGACCCGAACGCGTACGGCGACGCCTTCGGCGCCCTGCGCACCTACTTCGAGGCGGGCATCGACGGCATCTTCTCCGACAACCCGGACACCGCGCTGCTCGCGGCGTCCGACTTCGCCGAGGGCTGAGCGCAGCCGTCAGCCGCACGGCCGGGATGCCCCGGTCGGGTGGAGCTCCCCGCGTACGGCAACCGGCCCCGCGCGGGGAGCGTTGACGGGGCATGACGCTTCCCGATCTTGTTCCCCGGCCGGCGGACGCCTCCCGGAGGGCCGTCGTCCGCGCCCTGCACCCCCTCGTGCGCGCGGAGGCGACAGCCGAGGCCGTGGCGGCCGGGATGGAGGCCGCCGACCTGGAACAGGCCGTCTGGTTACGGCTGCTGGAGCGACCGGCCGGGCAGGGGCCTCCCCGGGACCCCGCCCGCTGGGTCCGCGCCGCCGTACGGGCGGCGGCGCGCGACGCCCGCCGCAGGGCCCGTCATGAGCGGGCGTACACCGCCGGCGACGCGCCGGGCGACTGGAGCGGCTGCCCCGAGCGGATCGCCCTGGGGGCCGACGAACGCCGGGCGCTGCGCGCCGCGGTGGGACGGCTGCCCGGGAGATGCCCCCGGTTACTGGAGGCGATGCTGTCCCCCCACGATCCGACGTACCGGGAAATCGCAGGGGAGTTGGGTATGTCACAGGGGAGTTTGGGACCGATGCGTTCCCGATGCCTTGGATGTCTGCGCAGAATGCTCACGGCGGAGGTTGTAGCTCCTGAACTGCGGGGAATGGAGCGGTAGACAACCGGCGGACCAGGTGAGCGGGAGGCATGCACACATGGGCATGAGCGTGACCATCTCGGCGGCGACAGCGCAGGACGCCGAGCAGATCTTCAGGCTCC from Streptomyces sp. B1I3 includes:
- a CDS encoding glycerophosphodiester phosphodiesterase, which codes for MTERARTSPGRRTLLGAAVLGTAALGITGTAQAAERGTNGRNSGHGSYRDLPVPTVIGHRGASGYRPEHTLGSYRLALDMGAHIVEQDLVPTKDGHLVCRHENDITATTDVADHAEFASRKTTKKVDGVALTGWFTEDFTLAELKTLRAKERIPANRQENTLYDGRWEIPTFEEVLQWADEEGRRRGRPVWLYVETKHPSYFRNLGLALEEPLARLLRRHGRHRAHSPLILQSFEPSSMRRMSELVATPRVVLLSGPGERPWDFVEAGDPRTVADLVKPAGLTWIASFAQGIGPTLDLVVPRDGAGRLTTPTALVDDAHARGLILHPYTMRNENTFLPADFRRGTDPNAYGDAFGALRTYFEAGIDGIFSDNPDTALLAASDFAEG
- a CDS encoding sigma-70 family RNA polymerase sigma factor, translating into MTLPDLVPRPADASRRAVVRALHPLVRAEATAEAVAAGMEAADLEQAVWLRLLERPAGQGPPRDPARWVRAAVRAAARDARRRARHERAYTAGDAPGDWSGCPERIALGADERRALRAAVGRLPGRCPRLLEAMLSPHDPTYREIAGELGMSQGSLGPMRSRCLGCLRRMLTAEVVAPELRGMER